In a genomic window of Musa acuminata AAA Group cultivar baxijiao unplaced genomic scaffold, Cavendish_Baxijiao_AAA HiC_scaffold_1037, whole genome shotgun sequence:
- the LOC135665717 gene encoding probable inorganic phosphate transporter 1-8, whose protein sequence is MAGDQLQVLNALDVAKTQWYHFTAIVIAGMGFFTDAYDLFCISLVTKLLGRIYYFDPSSASPGTLPPNVAAAVNGVAFCGTLTGQLFFGWLGDKLGRKKVYGMTLMLMVICSVASGLSFGHTAKGVVATLCFFRFWLGFGIGGDYPLSATIMSEYANKKTRGAFIAAVFAMQGFGILAGGIVAIVVSAAFKNHFDAPTYAVDPAGSTVPEADYIWRIILMLGAAPAALTYYWRMKMPETARYTALVAKNAKQAAADMSKVLQVEILEEQEKVEQLTMKEANSFGLFSREFARRHGVHLVGTTTTWFLLDIAFYSQNLFQKDIFSAIGWIPKAATMNAIEEVFRIARAQTLIALCGTVPGYWFTVAFIDTMGRFAIQLMGFFFMTVFMLGLAIPYHHWTTSGNHIGFVVMYGFTFFFANFGPNSTTFIVPAEIFPARLRSTCHGISAAAGKAGAIVGAFGFLYAAQSRDPTKRDKGYPAGIGVRNALFVLAASNLVGLIFTFLVPESKGKSLEEMSGENEEEQDTSSPAPYGRTVPV, encoded by the coding sequence ATGGCAGGAGATCAGCTCCAAGTCCTCAATGCTCTGGATGTCGCCAAGACGCAGTGGTACCACTTCACGGCCATAGTCATCGCCGGCATGGGCTTCTTCACCGACGCCTACGACCTCTTCTGCATCTCCCTCGTCACCAAGCTCCTCGGTCGCATCTACTACTTCGACCCCAGCTCGGCGTCGCCCGGGACGCTCCCGCCCAACGTGGCTGCCGCTGTGAATGGTGTCGCCTTCTGCGGCACCCTCACCGGCCAGCTCTTCTTTGGGTGGCTCGGTGATAAGCTCGGCCGCAAGAAGGTCTACGGCATGACCCTCATGCTCATGGTCATCTGCTCCGTCGCCTCCGGCCTCTCCTTCGGCCACACCGCCAAGGGCGTCGTGGCCACGCTCTGCTTCTTCCGCTTCTGGCTCGGCTTTGGCATCGGCGGCGACTACCCGCTTTCCGCCACCATCATGTCGGAGTACGCCAACAAGAAGACCCGCGGCGCGTTCATCGCCGCCGTCTTCGCCATGCAGGGCTTCGGCATCCTCGCCGGCGGGATCGTCGCCATCGTGGTCTCTGCCGCTTTTAAGAACCACTTTGATGCGCCGACCTACGCCGTTGACCCTGCCGGCTCCACCGTGCCGGAGGCCGACTACATCTGGCGCATCATCCTCATGCTCGGTGCGGCGCCGGCGGCCCTGACATACTACTGGCGGATGAAGATGCCCGAGACCGCGCGATACACCGCCCTGGTCGCCAAGAACGCGAAGCAGGCGGCCGCGGACATGTCGAAGGTCCTCCAGGTGGAGATCTTGGAGGAGCAGGAGAAGGTCGAGCAGCTGACCATGAAGGAGGCCAACAGCTTCGGCCTCTTCTCCAGGGAGTTCGCCCGCCGGCACGGCGTCCACCTCGTCGGCACCACCACCACCTGGTTCCTCCTCGACATCGCCTTCTACAGCCAGAATCTCTTCCAGAAGGACATCTTCAGCGCCATCGGGTGGATCCCCAAGGCGGCCACCATGAACGCCATCGAGGAGGTGTTCCGGATCGCCCGGGCGCAGACGCTCATCGCGCTCTGCGGCACCGTGCCGGGCTACTGGTTCACCGTCGCCTTCATCGACACCATGGGCCGGTTCGCCATCCAGCTCATGGGCTTCTTCTTCATGACCGTGTTCATGCTCGGCCTCGCCATCCCCTACCATCACTGGACCACCTCGGGCAACCACATCGGCTTCGTCGTCATGTACGGGTTCACCTTCTTCTTCGCCAACTTCGGGCCCAACAGCACCACCTTCATCGTGCCGGCGGAGATCTTCCCGGCGCGGCTGCGGTCCACATGCCACGGCATCTCGGCAGCCGCGGGCAAGGCCGGGGCCATCGTGGGCGCCTTCGGATTCCTGTACGCGGCGCAGAGCCGGGATCCGACGAAGCGGGACAAGGGGTACCCTGCCGGCATCGGCGTCCGCAACGCGCTCTTCGTGCTCGCGGCATCCAATCTTGTGGGCCTTATCTTTACCTTCCTGGTGCCCGAGTCGAAGGGCAAATCGCTGGAGGAAATGTCCGGCGAGAACGAAGAGGAGCAGGACACCTCCTCCCCTGCTCCTTACGGCAGGACAGTCCCTGTTTAG